The following proteins are encoded in a genomic region of bacterium:
- a CDS encoding histidine phosphatase family protein: MKTLYLVRHAKAVERNASYPDFERELIKRGQKDARQVAEYLVSQDALPGVIISSPAVRAVATARIFARQFNYPSKRIRTRKAIYDQPASTLFNILQTLEEDCEQVMLVGHDPQLTDLARFLAPDFHRDIPTSGLLRIEIEIEHWEELTSGSGRVTLFHFPGAQGAVLEGKAFIKDLERNLSRAVMEVLKEADLVTAVKMDKSVPKFVRELARKFAARVKARAAKKFEAAERDNKI, encoded by the coding sequence ATGAAAACTCTGTACCTGGTTCGCCACGCCAAAGCGGTGGAACGTAACGCCAGCTACCCGGATTTCGAGCGGGAACTGATCAAGCGCGGCCAGAAAGACGCCCGTCAGGTGGCCGAGTACCTGGTCTCCCAGGACGCCCTTCCCGGGGTGATAATCTCCAGTCCGGCCGTGCGGGCGGTGGCCACGGCGCGGATTTTCGCGCGCCAGTTCAACTACCCCTCCAAGCGCATCCGTACCCGCAAGGCGATCTACGACCAGCCGGCCAGCACGCTGTTCAACATCCTCCAGACTCTGGAGGAGGACTGCGAACAGGTGATGCTGGTGGGTCACGATCCGCAGCTCACCGACCTGGCGCGGTTCCTGGCCCCGGATTTCCACCGCGACATCCCGACCAGCGGCCTGTTGCGGATAGAGATCGAGATCGAGCACTGGGAGGAACTCACTTCGGGCTCCGGCCGGGTTACCCTGTTCCATTTCCCCGGCGCACAGGGGGCTGTGCTCGAGGGCAAAGCCTTCATCAAAGACCTCGAGCGCAACCTGAGCCGCGCGGTGATGGAGGTGCTCAAGGAGGCCGACCTGGTCACCGCGGTCAAGATGGACAAGAGCGTGCCCAAGTTCGTGCGCGAGCTGGCCCGCAAATTCGCCGCGCGGGTCAAGGCGCGGGCGGCCAAGAAATTCGAGGCCGCGGAGCGGGATAATAAAATTTAA